GATACCCATACGAGGGTAGGCAGCCGCCAGTATGGCACCGGCGGCCAGACGCTGGCCCAGGTAATGGTACTGCTGGCTGCCCTCACCCCGGCCGACTTTGCGAGCGGGGTGAAGCTCTATATCCAAACCATTCCGGTCAGCCAGCCGGATGCGTCGCTCATTGGCATTGAGTATAGTAGTACGCGCATCATCTCGCCGGCCCCGGCGAAACTGCCGACGTTCCCGGTTGACCCCGGCGCTCCGCAGTCCCTCACCATCAACGGCAAGTTTCTCGACCCCTTCACCAGTGACGAAACCACTGGCTGGCGAAGCAGCGGCGGCTGGTACTGGGATGGCGTAGACCTACTGGCTATTTCACCGGCAGGCGCAAACGCCGGCAGCGGCAATGGCCTGTTCTTATATCAGATAGTGGCCGGCTTTGTCACCAGCGCGGCCTACACCGCCGTTATCGTGGTGCAGGACTTGCCGGATGGCACTGCCGTTAGCGGCACGTTATTTCTGTCAGTGGATGGCAACCCACATGCCATACCAGCTGCACCGGGAGAGTACCATATCAATTTCGTGGCCTCCAATCCGCAGATGGGCATTAGCCTCAACCCGCAGGGGGGCGCTTTTACGGGTGCAGTGAAGCAATTCGACATCTTCCGCGTCTGAAACCAGGGACATTCGTGAAAGGCCTCGCTCTACCAGGCGGGGCTTTTTCGTGTCCTTTTTCTGCGTTTTCAAGCCCGCCACCTTTGAGGCACCCTTATGCTATCAATGTGGCCGATTATCAACTACTATCCCAATTAATGCGGGGCGCCTGGCTCATGGAGCTGGGCGCCGCCCAGGGCTATCTGCCCCTGCTTAACCAGCTGCGCGCCGGCAATTTCGAGCCAGCGGCGGCCCTGTTTAAAGGCCAGAAAAAGAAAAACGCGCCCTACGCCGTCGCCCTGACCCTGGAGCCCGGCGCCCAGGTGCACAAGGCCAGCAAGTACAGCTCGTTTGACGAGGCGCCCCAGGGCTCCGTGGCCGTCATTCCGGTGCAGGGCCCAATGATGCAGCAGGACTTTTGCGGCTCACTGGGCACTCAGACGCTCAGTCGCCTGACCCAGGAAGCCGATGCCCACCCCAACATCGTGGCGCACGTGTTCGTCTTCGACACGCCCGGCGGCACGGTGGCCGGCACCGAGAATTTCAGCAACACCATTGCCGCCACCCAGAAGCCCGCCGTGGGCTACGTGCAGAGCATGGTGGCCAGCGCCGGCTACTGGAGCATTTCGGGTACCAACCACATCATGCTCAGCGGGCTTACCAGCCAGGTGGGCAGCATTGGCACGATGCTTCAGTACACCGACTCCAGCAAGGCCGACAAGAAGGCGGGCTTCGTGGACAAAATGGTGCGCGCTGACGCCAGCAGCGACAAAAATGAGGCGTATCTGCAACTGCTGGCCGGCAACGACCAGCCGATTAAGGACCAGCTGCTGAACCCCTTAAACGAGGTTTTCCTCAACGCCGTGCGCCAGAACCGCGCCGGCAAGCTGCCCAGCGGCAAAAACGCCGAAAACGTGCTCAGCGGCAAGGTTTACCTGGCCACTGATGCCGTGGACTTCGGCCTGGCCGACTCTATCGGCTGCTTTGAGCAGGCCGTGCAGCTGGCCCTCGACATGGCTTCCGACCCGAAAGCGGGTACCCCAAGCAACACCCCAAACTCCCAAACTAAGATGAATTTTAAACCATCCTGGGGCGCCCTGCGCGCCCTGGTAGGGCTATCGGCTACGGCCGCGCCCTCCACCCCGCTGACTGAGGCCAGCGTGGAAGAACTCAACGCCAAAGCCCAGGAGCAGGCTGACCAGCTGGTGGCCGCCAATGGCCTCGTGGCCACGCTCACCACCGAGCGCGACACGGCCGTGGCCACCATCAAGGCGAAGGAAACGGAGCTGGCCACATCGGCCGGCAACCTGGCCGCGGCCAACACCAAAGTGGGCGAGCTGGAGGCTCAGGTGGCCAAGTACGGCAAGCAGGCCGGCGCGGTACCGACCAACCCCCTCAACCCGAGCAGTCAGGAAGGCGACACGACGCCCCCCGTCAACCCCATCGTGGACCCCAACGCAGCTCACAACCGCGCTGCTGCTGCCTACGGCCTCTAGGCCTCTCCGCCAGGCAATTACAACTATCAGTTTATCAATTATTTATAACTCTATTTTTAATTATTACTGCAATGGCAGACCTCAATCCTAGTGCTACCGAACTGGCGACCGAGCTTGGTGCTTACTTCCGCGCCAACAACCGCCAGATTATCGCGGCCCTCTACCAGAAGTCGGTAACGGCCCAGTACATGCGCACGATTCCGGCCCAGCAGGGCAAGTTTCCGGCGCTCCAGTCCATCACCAGCGACGTGGTGCAGGGCTTCACGGCCGTGTGGACCCCGATGGGCGTGACCGAATTCAAGGTGAACCCCCTGGTGGCTTACCAGCAGAAGGTCAACTTCCCAATTACCCCCGCCCAGGTGCAAAACAGCTGGATTGCGTTCCTGTACGAGGAAGGTAAGAAGGCGGCGGATATGCCTATCAGCCACTACATTATTGACCAGGAGCTGATGCCTAAAGTGGTATCGAACCGCGAAACGCTGATTGGAAAGGGCCAGTACGACCCTACCAAGCTGGGTGTGTTCGGCCACTCGATGGACGGCATTCAGGCCAAAATCAACCAGGGCGTGGCCGATGGCTCGATGTTCAAGGTGCCGATTCTGGCCCCTTCTCGCAGCAACATGGTGGACCAAATCGAGGAATTCGAGTTGAACCTGCCTGAAGAGCTGAAGCCGCTGCTGGATAAAATCTACATGCCGCAAAACCTGGTGGAGGCCTACCGCCTCGACTACCGCAACAAGCACGGCCTGATGCCTACCTACACCCTGGAGGACGGCATGCGCACGTACCTGGGCCAGCGCAAGCTTATCGGCTTGCCGTCGCTCAACGGCACCAACATCATTTTCGCCACCCCGGACCAGAATTTCCTGCGTCTGATTGACATCGTGGACACGGCCGTGATTACGGACGTGCAGGTGCTCGACTACCAGGTGAAGATTTTCATGGAGTGGTGGGAAGGCGTTGGTTTCTGGACCAACCAGATGGTAGTCGTTGCCGTGCCCGCCGGCACCCTGAAAGGTCTGGGCACCGGGGTTGATGCCGACGCCGACGCGGCCCTGACGACCAAGTATTTCCCCAACGTGTCGGCCCCGCTGCCGAGCTAGTAAGGGATTACTAGGCACCTAAAACCGGCCCCTGCTAACGTAGGGGCCGGTTTTTAAGCTATCAATTTATCAATCAATTAGCTACTATCTACCGTGGATACGCAAGATTTAACCCACACGTCGGGCACCGATAACACGCCCGGCATTCAGCAGAAGATTTTCTACACGACGCTGGAGAACATCGTAACCCTGCCTAAGCCTACCGAGGACGATTCGGCCGCCTCTACTGGCACGTTTGCCGACCTGGTAACGATTACGGCCGACATCGTGGTAAAGAAGCCGCTCAGCAGCATCTACGTGACGCTGGAGGATGGCGAGCTGAAGCACAGCGGCCAGGGTGAAACGGACTCGATGTCGTTTAAAAACGAGCTGGAGTTTGCCCACCCCGGCACCAAGCCCGAGCAGCTGGGCTTTGCCCAGTGGTGCAAAAACAGCAACCTCATTTTCCTAGTGCCCGAAGTGGACGGCCAAATCCGCGTGCTGGGCACCCGTGGCTACCCCGCCAAGCTGGCCACCGCGCCCGGTTCGACGGGTAAGAAATCGACGGACGGCCGCAAAACCACCTTCACGTTCCACTCCAGCCGCAAGGGCCCCGCGCCCGTGTTTACCGGCAAGGTCATGGTAGCTGCTGATGGCGGCGGCGACCCTACTGAGCAGGACCTGGGCCTGGAAGACTAAAAAAGAAGCTTTACGAAGAAAGGACACGAAAAACCCCGCTAGCTTCTGGCGGGGCTTTTTCGTGTCCTTTTTTTGCGAATTGCCGGCGGAGAGCTTTGTAGAGAACCTTTCTCTAGCCTCTCTCAAATGCCCAAACTGACCCAAGAGCTGCGCGCTGGTCTAACCGCGCTCGCGGCCGAATTGCCGGCCCAAACCTACCTAATCGGTGAAGTTGTAAGCGGGCAGCAGCTGCTCGACGAGAACCCCGGCAAAACCAAGCTCACCGGCGGCGGCGAAGTGGACCCCAAGCAGACGTATAAGCGCCTAGGCAATCCGCACCCGGTCAACCACGCGCGCCGGCTGCTGCGCGCCTTTGAGCGCGCCGGCCGCGCCGGCGTGCTGGCCTACTGCAAGCCCCACATCGAGCCGGCAAACTTCGGCCTATTCTCTACCAAGCTGAGCGAGCTGGTGCCGGCCAAGTGAGCTTCGTGAATTGCTGCTGTCTCTACCTGTTGGTAGGAATGCTGGTTTACAGCTGGTTTTCTAAGGTAGTAGACGAAATAGCGGCTCAAGTGGCTCAAGAACGTGCCTGGTCTGGCCTGAAGGCTAGAATGACTGTGCTGGTGCTGCTCATGCTTTTATGGCCCAAGGTCGTTTACGACGTCTACCTGAAATGAACCTGGTACGTCAAAAGCCCGGCTCATTCTGCTGCGGCCAGTGCTGCGTGGCGATGGTGGCCGACCTCGACCGCAAAGCCAGCTGCAAGGTGTTCGGCACCAAGGGCGTAACCACTACTAAATCGGTGCGGCGGGCGCTGACTAAGCTAGGCTACCTGGCCAACGAGCGCCTGAAGTCCTTTCGCAACGAGTCGGCGCTGCCGGCCACCTGCCTGCTCCGGCTCAGCTATCCCAAGGAGGTGCAGCGCTACGGGCACTGGGTTGTGTACCACAACGGCCTGATTTACTGCCCGTCGCTGGGCATTTACCCCTACGCGCAGCTGGGCATACTGGGCGCCCCAAAGAGCAGCTCCTACTTAGGCTTTACCAAGCAATGTGCTTAATTCAACAGTGGCTCGACAGTCCCCAGGAGTACGAGGCCGGCCGGCTGCTCTATGAGCAGTATGGGCTGAACCGCACGCTGAAGCGCACGCTCAGCCACGGCCCGACCGCCTACAACCGGTCGGCCGTGCGCGAAGAACTCACCAAGCTGGCCGGCCGCGTGCACGACGGCGGCGCGCCCTACCCCGTTGGCTACGTCGGTCAGGCGTTCACCTTCACCAGCCTCAACCAGCCCGGCTGCGCGCCCGCCCCGGCCGCGCAGCCGGCGCCGGCTAACCCCCAGCTGCTGCTCGACCTCGATAAGCAGTGGAAACCGCTCTACAAGCAGGCCAGCCACCTGCAAACTCAATTAAAGCACGCCAAGGACGTGCAGCAGCGCGGCACCTGGTCCCACCAGATTCTGGACCTCATGGATAAGGTGCAGGCGATTTGGGACACCGGGGCCTACGTGAAAGAGCACGGCCAGCTGCCCCCGGTGGCGGAAGTAGTACCCCCGCCGGTGCTCGACTTGGGCGACCAAGCCGCCGTGCTGAAGCGGCGCAACAACCTGCGTGCCCAGGTGAGCAAGCAGAAGCATAATAAGGAGCGGGCCGACGAGGTAGCGGCCTGGAAAATAGAGATTGAACAGCTAGATAATGTATTGCAAACCTTTTAATTAACCCTTTTTTATGGATGCCATTTTCCTGTGTTATTATTTTTCTATCGGTGCCAGCGCGATGCTGTGCGTGATAAACAATATCCCCGCTAAGGGCTGCTGGGATGCTCTTTATAGGCTTGTCGGGCCGGTGACCTTGTTAAAAGTTATCGCAGTCTACTTGGTCTGGCCCCTGATACTGGTCTGCGTGCTGCTAAGGCTCCTGCGCTTGCAACTGCTGCCCTGCTTTCGCACGATTGAGATACATGGGCGCCGGGGTAGTCATTACGAGTTACAACGGGCTTGGAAACTGCCCCTGGGCCGCACTCGCTGGCGTCTGGCTCGTCACGCCAACGGCACCGTGTGGCGCTTTGCTACCAGTGAGGACGCTATGAAGGTGGCATTAGAGCTGCTAGCCCAGGCGCGCGATTGGCAACATGGAACAACGCGCACGAAGAGCAGGGTATTCTACCTCAGCCTTTTTAGGGTGTGAGAAACCTAAGTAAAAACAGCCTGAAGCGGCTGCTACGCCCGGCCAACGGCATGCCGCCCGGCTACGCTCATTTCTACACCAGGTACTGGTTTCACAACCAGGGCGGCGCCAAGGCCTGGGTGCAGAGCAAGGGCCGCATTAACAACATCGTGGCCGGCGAAATACCGAAAAAATACCTTACCCGAACCCAGCGCGCCAACTGGGATACCTATTATTAGTCAATTATTAATCAATTAGTTATGAGCCAGCAGCTTAAACCCGGCGACCGTGCCCTGGTCGTGGGCAAGCACCCCAACGCGGGCCACTTCGTCACGCTGGTATCGTTCGGGCCCTACGGCCTCGACTTCCTGAAGCTGGTGGGTTGGCACGTGTGCGAAGATGAAACCGGCCTGGAGTATTACGCTAAGGAGCCCGAGCTGGCCCGGCTCGACCGTGACGACCAGGCCCCGGCGCCCGACGACCAGGTGCTGGTGGTGCAGGCCGAAGACTTGCCCGAGAGCGAGCTGGCCCCTACCGTTAGCCCCGGACGGCGGGAAACGACTCTTGACCGGCTGCGCGCCTATTTTAAAGCCGTGGGCACCCAGGCGCCCGTGGTGCTCACGACCCACCAGCAGCAGGTGCTCACGCGCCTCGATGCTGCGTGGGGGCTGCTGCTCGCTGCGAAAACCAACGAGAAAGCCACATCCAAGCTCATAAGTCGGTTTCAGGTGAGCCGGGCCCAGGCCTACCGGGACCTGGCCGACTGCAAGCAGCTGTACGGCGACGTAGTGAAGTCGAGTAAGGAAGCCGACCGCTACCTGCTCAAGGAAATGGCGCTCGATACCTACAACCGCGCCAAAAAGGCGGGGGAAATTAAGGAAATGAATTCTGCGGTGGCCACGCTGGTAAAAATCACGGGCCTCGACAAAGCCGACGCCCACATTCCCGACCCGGAATCACTGGAGCCCAGCAACTACTTGCTGGAGGTGAAAGGCCAGGCGGGCCCCGGCCTCACGCTCAACCTCGAAGCCATTGCCGGGCTGCCCGCCCACGAATACGAGGCCGTCATGGACGCGATTCAACACCACGGCAACAGCCCGCTGGAAATGCTACAACGAATTCAGGAAGCCGCCCGTGGAATTACCGAATAAGCCCCTCAGCATGAACGTGCCGCAACTTCGGTTTGCGGCCGTTCAGCCCAAAGAGTCGGTCAACGTCTGGGGCCGCGCCACCGGCAAATCGACCATCATTGCCTGGCTCATGCACATGATTGTGCGCACGATGCCCAGGGCGGCGTGGACCATCACGGGCGCCACCTACCAGGCAATCCTGACGCGCACGCTGCCCAGTACCAGGGCCTCACTGGAGCGCTTGGGCTACTACCACGGTGTGCACTACTTTATCGGTAAAAAGCCCGATGCCGCCTACGGCTTTAAGGAGCCTTATCAGCCACCGCACAATTACAAGAATGCCATTATTTTCCGCAATGGCACCCTGTTTCACCTGGTAAGCCAGGACAAGGGCGGTGGCAGCGCTCGGGGCCTCAACACAGACGGCGCTATTTGCGACGAGTCGCTGCTGCTCGACAAGGAGCGCTTCGACCAGGAAGTGAGTACCACCATCCGGGGCAACTACTGTTACTTCGATAAGTGCCGCCTGCACGGCGGGGTGCACCACTTTACCAGTATGCCGTACGGGGCCAGCGCCAGCTGGCTGCTCAAGGCCGGCGACTACTACGACCGGGACGGGGTAGACATCAAGCTGACCCGCGCGGAGCTGGTGCGGCTTCAGCTGGCCTTTATTGATGAGAAGGACCCCCGCAAGCGCCTGAAGCTATGGCCCGAAATCGACCAGCTGATGCGGCGCATGCGCTACTACCCGGACAAAAACGGGTTTATGTACTCGGAGGCCAACGTATTTGAGAACCTCACGAACGTGAAGCTCAAATACCTGGAAAACGAGCGCCGTAAGCTCACCGACTACACCTACAAGGTCGAGCTGCTCAACATGCGCACCGATAAGGTTGAGGGCGGCTTTTACGCCAACCTCGACCCGGCCGTGCACACCTACACGGCCTTCGATAATGAGCACCTACGCCTGGTAGGCCTCGACGGCCAGCAGCTGCTGAAGGAGGAACAGATGGACAGCCGGCAGGATTCGGACTGCAAAAGTCGCCTGCCCCTGCGCGGGGCCGTGGACTGGGGCGCGAAAATCACGTGCATGACCGTAGCACAGCAGGAGCTTCAGCAGCTTAACCTGCTGAAAGACTTGTACGTAAAGGCCCCGCTCATTCTCGACGACCTGGCTAAGGAATTCTGCCGCTACTACGCCTACCACCTGTGCAAGGAGTTCTACTTTCACTACGACCACACGGGTAACAGTCGCCAGGCTAACAGCGACTTAACGTATGCCGAGCAGTTCGCTAGGATTTTGCGTAACAACGGGTGGAAAGTCTACATGGTGTCGAAAGGCGCCGCCCCGGAGCACAAGGACAAGTACCTGCTTATTTCGCGCCTGCTCAAAGAGTTAGACCCGCGCTACCCTAAGCTGCGGTTTAACAAGCACAACTGCAAACACCTGCTGCTCTCGATGTCGCTGGCCCCGGTGACGGAATTAATGGGCGTAGTGAAAAAAAACAAGAGCAGCGAGCGCTCCAGCACCGTGCCGGCCGAGCAGGCCACCCACCTGAGCGACACGTTTGATATTCTGGTTTGGGGCCTCTACCAGCACTACCTGGCCACGATGCCCGCCTTTCAGGATAACGTCTACGGCAAAACCTAATTGCCGCGTGCACGTGCTCCAGTGGCGAAAGCCCCGCCTCACCAGGCGGGGCTTTTTAGGGCCCAAACAGCCCGTTTTGCCGTCTCAAAATGAGGGTGCCAGGCGCTCAGCAAGCCGGTTGTAAACAGGTCGTTACGTGCATACGGCCGGCCGGAGTCGTCTCTTTTTTAACGGGAGCCCCTGTCACACGCTGATGGCGACCGGCAATTTTTTAGGGCAATTTTTTAGGATATATGATTAGGGGGTGGCCTGGGGTAGTGGGTCGGCAGCCGGGCACCGCGCCCCCGAATTGCCACGTCTGCGGGCCCGGCAGTAGCGCCCTGGCCTACCTGGGTAGCCGGCCGGGCAGCCGGGCACCAGCGCCATTTCCTGTCCTTTTTTCGGGTTGCTGGTCGGCGGAATTTTGAGCTACTACTACGCTCACACTTATGCAGCTGATTGCCCTGGCCGACGTGCTCCTGCTAATGGACACCACGTCCGACCCCTTTACGGTGGTGTACTCGACGGCCGACCGCCAACGCGGCACCGGTGGCGAGCTGCTGACGCTGGAGGGCTGCGTGTGCACGGGCGGCAAGCCTAAGCCCAAGGCGCCGGCCCCAGCTGAGCCGGTGAAGTGGACAGTGGTCGCGGGCTTGGCGCTGGGTCGCCGGCCTGGCCACCGGGTCAACCAGACCCGCAACGTGACGGTGCTGAGCAGTGGTAAGACGCGCAAGCTGCACGTGCGGCTCATCGTGGAATTCAACGGTCAAACAGTGCACTGGTAATGTCTACTACTCCCTACATGAACCCGGCGGCCACCGTCGCCTTCCTGCCTAAGATAAGCGCGGCCGTGCGCCTCAATGCCGGCGCCGGGCTACCCCCGGCTGAGCAGCCCGGCGCCACCCCGACCGCGCCCTTCGTGCGCGACCTGACCCTGGGCACCGGGCCCATTGCCCGCTGGGGCTACGACAACCTGGAGCCCCAGCGTATCCTGGCCGACATCCGCGACAACACTATTCTGCTCTCGGGCCTCGACTGGAAAGCCCGCGCCCTGTACGGTGGCGGGCTCATGTACGGTACGTTCACCTACGGCGACGACGGCGCCGAAACGTTCAAGCCCCTGCGTTTGCCCCAGGTCGAGAACTTCGTGCGCCGCAACCAGCTGCACCGCTGGGCAATGGGCACGGCCCAGGACGTGGTGACGTTCGCCAACGCGTTCCCGGAGCTGATTGTGAGCAAGGACCGGAGCGAGATTACTAACATCACGCGCCAGAAAGTGCCGTTTTGCCGCTGGGCCCGCCAGAACCCAGCGACGGGCTTTATCGAGAACTGCTTTATAAATGCCAACTGGTTCCATTGGACCAGTGAAAACGACATCTATACCAGCAAGGTGCCGGTTATTCTGCCCGGCTACGACCTGATAGACTCGCTGCGCGACGACCGCCGGGGCTACAAGTACATCTACCCGCTGAGCTACCCTAGCCACAGCGAGACGTTTTACCAGCTGCAAAACTGGAACGCGGCCCGCACCAGCGGCTGGCTCAAGGTCGCCAAATCCATCCCGGAATTCAAGCAGCACCTGTTTGAAAACCAGATTTCCATCAAGTACCTCATTGAGGTCAGCACCTGGTGGTGGAAGTGGAAGTACGGCGAAAACTGGGAAAGTCTGCCCCTGGAGCAGCGCCAGAAGCACATGAACGACGAGCTGGAGCGGTTCGAGAATTTCATGGTCGGCACCCACGCCACCGGCAACTCGCTGATGGTGACGTTTCACAGTGACCCCATCACGCAAAAAGAGTTTGCGGGCTGGAAAATCACGGCGGTTGATAACAAAATCAAGGACGGCATTTACGTGGAGGATAGCCAGGAGGCTAGCCTGCACCTGTATTCGACCCTCGATATCGACCCCACCCTGCGCGGCATCACGCCCGGCAAGTCAATGGGCGGCGGCTCAGGCAGTGATAAGCGGGTGGCTTTTAACCTGTATATCAGTCTCCAGCAGGCTTTTCAGGACGTGGTGACGGAAGTGCTGCAATTCATCTGTGACTACAACGGCTGGACCGGCCCGGACGGCATGCCCCTGGTATGGCGCTTTCGCAATGCCCTCATTACCACGCTCGACACGGGCAGCGAGATGAAAACGCCTACCAAAACCCCTGTAATTCAGTCATAACATGCCGCTACTTACTACTATCGAAGAATTTCGGGCTGGCGTACCCGTCAACCTGAGCAGCAGCATTGCGCTGATTACCGGGGCGCTGGCGGCGGCCGAACGGCGCCACATCATTCCCGTGCTGGGCCGGCCCCAGTACAAGGAGTTGTGCGACGCCTACGCGGCCAACAGCCTGAGCACGGTGCAGGCCGAATTGCTGGCGGCGGTGCAGGTGGCGCTGGCCAACCTGGCCTACGCGCCCTATATCACGATTGCCCAGCTCGACCTTTCGGACGCCGGCATTCGGATACAGACCGACGCCAACAACAAAACGGCGTTTCAGTGGCAGATTGACGACCTACGTGAGTACCTAACGGAAACCGGCTATACCGCGCTCGATGACGTGCTCAGCGTGCTCGATGAAAACAAGGACGAGTTTCCGCTGTGGAAAAGCAGCGTAGCGTATACCTACAACAAGGGCCTGCTGCTGAACAACGCCGTCGATTTTGACAGCTACTACCGCATTGCCCAGTCCCGGCGCACATTCCTGGCCCTGGTGCCGCTCATTAGTCAAGTCGAGCACTTCAGCCTGGAGCCGGTGTTGTCGGCCGAATTCTGCCAGGCCGTGCGCGACGAGCTGGCCACTGGCACCGTGAGCGACGACACCCAGGCCGCGCTCAAGCTCTTGCAGCCGGCGCTGGCCAACCTAACCGTAGCCGAGGCCGTGCTGGAGCTAGGCGTGGACCTGGCTGAGGGC
The sequence above is drawn from the Hymenobacter baengnokdamensis genome and encodes:
- a CDS encoding S49 family peptidase is translated as MRHPYAINVADYQLLSQLMRGAWLMELGAAQGYLPLLNQLRAGNFEPAAALFKGQKKKNAPYAVALTLEPGAQVHKASKYSSFDEAPQGSVAVIPVQGPMMQQDFCGSLGTQTLSRLTQEADAHPNIVAHVFVFDTPGGTVAGTENFSNTIAATQKPAVGYVQSMVASAGYWSISGTNHIMLSGLTSQVGSIGTMLQYTDSSKADKKAGFVDKMVRADASSDKNEAYLQLLAGNDQPIKDQLLNPLNEVFLNAVRQNRAGKLPSGKNAENVLSGKVYLATDAVDFGLADSIGCFEQAVQLALDMASDPKAGTPSNTPNSQTKMNFKPSWGALRALVGLSATAAPSTPLTEASVEELNAKAQEQADQLVAANGLVATLTTERDTAVATIKAKETELATSAGNLAAANTKVGELEAQVAKYGKQAGAVPTNPLNPSSQEGDTTPPVNPIVDPNAAHNRAAAAYGL
- a CDS encoding DUF6712 family protein: MPLLTTIEEFRAGVPVNLSSSIALITGALAAAERRHIIPVLGRPQYKELCDAYAANSLSTVQAELLAAVQVALANLAYAPYITIAQLDLSDAGIRIQTDANNKTAFQWQIDDLREYLTETGYTALDDVLSVLDENKDEFPLWKSSVAYTYNKGLLLNNAVDFDSYYRIAQSRRTFLALVPLISQVEHFSLEPVLSAEFCQAVRDELATGTVSDDTQAALKLLQPALANLTVAEAVLELGVDLAEGGLVVKELDKTTTNNRVRKQASDTILSLKRSQALEKGRAYLRDLLALLQAKASATVYPAFFNSAAFVPPPPPPDPNAPPIHHHRRRVYNAC